A window of Clostridiisalibacter paucivorans DSM 22131 genomic DNA:
AGAGGCATCGGTTTTGAACAGTTTAGAGAGATCTGGTTAGACCCCATTTTCAGTGTCTTTCCAAATCTAGCTATTCACGAATCTGTGTATGATGAACTGGTTGGAATCTCTCCGCAAAATTATGTAGATGCGAAAAGGGATAGCATTCCACCTGAGATCATTATTCACAAAGATTCTTCTCTAACTGAAGTTGAAAAAATCTTAAGAGATACCATTGAATCAAAGATTGCTTCTCTCACTAAATACGATCCGATGCTTGATAACAAGGATGATCGTGGAAAAGTGAAATCATTATCTTATATTGCTGTCAAAGGTCTGCTCTACTTCGCAGCAAATGATAATAACGCTATTCAACTCATTGAAAAATCAGAAGAGTGGTCTACTGGCTTAGATAATGTACAAGCCATCAAAATGTATGAGCTCATATACTATCTATACAGAAATGATCTGGCTGATAAAACAGCCATGAAAATGCTTTACAAATATCAGTACTATCTGACTGATCGGGAGAAAAGTACAAACCCTGGATGGGGAGATTTTTCCTCTAGCATGGACAGTTTATATGAATCCTATTTCAAATAAAAATAACCCACCAAGTGGTAGATAACTGTTATCTGCCAACTCAGTGGGTTTTTCTATTGCTGATAAAACCCCAGGCCTATAGGTAACTGGGGAATTATCATCTTTGTTCAGTTTTGTGAAGTACAAAACGGATGTTTATTATCCGGATTCTCAATAAGTAATTTCAGTAGTGACTGTGGTTCTGTTTTCAACATTGATTTCTGTTTCAATCTTATTCTTAATTACATTATACAAATCAATTTCAACTTCTGGAGCTTCAATACTCACAACTAATGAATACCTGATTTTTGAATTGAACTTTTTTAAATTCGTTCTAGATTTCCACCACCCTGTTATCGGATACACAGCTATTTTGTTGCTCTGGCTTAAGTCACTCGCTGTTCCCTCCCATATGTCAGAATGAATGGAACCAACGTTTCTATTTGATGTACCAATCACCCAGCGATTGCTATCATTTTTTACATCGCCTCTATCTTCTTCATCATCTCTGATAGCTTTGTTTATTCTTTTCAAGAAATTCTCGTTATCTTCTGTGGAATTATTCACATCAAATTGAAGTCCACAAGAAGGATATCTATATTTATCTTTCCATCCAATTTCTCCAGGTCCAGGCTCAACAAAATATGACAATGTTACTCGCATTCTTACGGTTTCATCCTCCAAGCCTAATAATACATCATCCGGCCAAGGAATTTTATGAATGTGCATTTCTTTTGATGTGGGGTTACCGCTCCCCTTTTTTTGAAAAGGTTGGATTTCATCTTCAATTATCAGATTAACTCTATTTGATGCACTCCAGATTGCTTTTGAGAGGTTCGGTACGCCATAGCCACAAATTCTCATTAAGTTTCTATAATCAGATCTTTTAGGAACCGAGTTTTCAAATGTAGCTTTTTTCATAGCGTCAGTCCATTCTGCCGAATGAATGATTAGTGCTCTTACAGTTTCTGGCCACAGCTCTGGATACTGGTGTTGAATATTTGCACCTATCCATGCCGCCTGTGCTGTTGCGGAACTTGTCATGCTAATTACATCAAATGACTTCCCCGTTTGAAAATCTTTACTGGTAGTTAAAAGTTGTAAATCTGGTAGATCAGAATAAAAATCAGTAGCTTCATCATAAACTAAATTCCCACCTTCTAAAACAATATCAGGTTTAATTGGCCACTTTTCGCGCCACATGATCGAACTTGATGTAAACGGGGAAAAGTTACCAGGTTCAACAACTGGTTGATAATTATCGGAATATTCTTCAGGTATCTGATACTTTTCTGTATAAGCTCCTACCGTTATAGCGTTCCAGGATTGTCCGGGATCCTCAATTGTATGATTTCTAACAGCCGTTAGAACATCTCCCGATTCTTTAATTTCAGACATGTGAGTATTTCCAGCAGAAACAAACATAAGCTTCCTCCCTACATCAGATGAACCGATATCATTCGCACCAGAGATAACTGAATCAATTGCACCTGACCAAGAAGATGGTCTACCATCATTTTCAATTGCATTTGACTTTGCAGTGACAGCCATACAAATCGATCTATTTGTTTCCGGATTTTGGATTTGAGCTAGATTAATAGCATTCTCAGTCACATAACCGTATAAGTCTTTTTCGTTGTCGTCTTCTTTATCAAATAACTTGACAGATTCTAAGAAGTGATTAATTATAACGGGATCGGAACTTTCAAGTTTATCCTCAAGGGTATAGTATGCAGCAATTCCAGCCATCATTGTTCCATGTTTATTTCTGTCATAAACACCTTTATCCAAATCAACAGAATGCATATCTTCATCCGATAATAATGGAGCCAATAAACCATGACCATTATTTACCCCTGTATCAAGAATACATACTGATGTATTAGAACGGGCTGAAATATCTAGACGCTCTGCTAAATCTTTTACAAAATCTCTTTGCTCCCATTCTGATAAGTCTTCAAAAAAACCTGCCGGGGTTACTATTATTCTAAACTCTGCTATCCGTGAGCTTAGCCACTGCAACTCAGACAACTGCTGTTTATTCGCTTTTACCGCTAAAACTAAACGCTCAGGAAAAATGATTCTCTGATTTTTGTATTCAATACTTTTTTCTTCGCAAATCTTAAAGAACTCCGCCTGGATTTCTTCAATGTCTTCTTTTGTTTCATACATTAGCCAGACTTCACACCACTGCGGAACAGTCGTTGGCATCTTGCTTTTGTCACTCATCCAAAGTGCATCTACATAAGCAAGATTAATACTCTCTATTGTCCCGATGACTTTTTCAGCATTTTCTGTTTCTTTGTATTTATTGATTTTCTTAATAAAAAAATCCCTTTTATTTTCAGGGACGTAGACAGTTGAACTTACAATTTTCTTATTTTCACTATCTTCTTCCGTCTTAATATTGCATATTCTAACGTGTTGCCCTACGTGCTCTAAACTTTTTGTTATTAGGTCATATCCTGCTTGACCCTTAATTTCTAAATAAACTCCATGCCTTGAAGAAACTGAAACAACACCAACATCTTCTTGACTTTCTTCTGCTAGATCCCAAGCCCTTCTCAAATCATTCTCAAGTCGCTCTGCATGGCTTAGTCTGCTAATGCGAGGCGGACTGTTTTCTGTTCCACCTCCACCATTAGCAGGTATATAATCGAAGCTTTCTCCGGTTTTATTTACATATAAGTTGCTTAATCCTGATTCCATTTATCTCTTAAGCCTCCTTATATTTATAGTAATTCTTCCTATCTTTTATGAAGTTCATTAGGATCTCTTTAGTAATAATGGTGTCTTCCAAAATTGAGTATTTGACAGCATCTTCGCAGGCTTTCACAATATCTGCGTGATTCAACCCTAAAGCCTTTTTATATACATCTTCCGAGAAAATATCATTGGATGCTTTCCCATGAAGCTTCATTTTAAATAATCTTGTAATTTGTTCTGCATCAGGATTTTTGTATTCCATAACATCATCAAATCTTCTGAATAAAGCTTTATCTAAAATATTTGGGTTATTCGTTGCAGCAATAATAATACTATATGATTCATCATCTTCCAGATTCTGTAGAAACGAATTCAGTATTCTTCTCATTTCCCCAACGTCATTATCTAAGCTTCTATCCGATCCAATTGCATCAAATTCGTCAAATAAGTACACTCCACGAATCTCTTTAATATGGTCAAATACTTGCCTTAGCTTTGCACTTGTTTCCCCCATATATTTAGTAATCAATCTATCAAACTGAATAATATAAAGAGGTAAATATAGTTCATTAGCTATTACTGAAGCCGTCATTGTTTTACCGGTTCCAGGATCTCCAGCAAGTAAAACTTTTGATCGATTCATAAGACCGTTCTTTCTCAGAATGTCTTTCTTATGATATTCGTTGATCACACGCTTTATTTTATCCTCGATTTCAGACGACACAATTAAATCCGAGAGCGTTACGTTAATCATTCGTTGCTCTAAAATATCCAAGCGATTATTTAGCTTAACAACTTTGCTTTTACTAAGATATTTAGGATTTTGAATAATATCTTTGATTTCTCTGGCACTGGCTGTATGCCCAACCTTTGCCTCGTGAGCCGCAATTTGCAAAACAACTGTCTTAAATTTCTCATCATTACTATCAAAATGCGCTCTTATCAAAGCTTTTACTTGTTCAATTGTTGCCATGCGGATTCACCCACTTTCTTGATGTGTTTAATATATAAAACTAGAAGGCACATACATCAATTGTGCCTTCATAAGTAGTATTCATCTACTCTAACCGTGCTTTGATATATTGATTATTTCAACTTTCACATATCTATGATGTACATAGGTTCTCTTTTATATTTTACCATTCAATGTCAATAATCACAAGGGGAACAGAAATGACGTTTGCCATTCAATAGGCCTTCACTTTTCTTGCAATAGCACAATCCTCCTTAACATTAAGTATTCAATCATTATCATTCCACACATACCAACCTTTTGTAGTTTCTCTTGATGGATCTAATATCAACTTCCCTGATTTTTGAAGGGGTTCATGGATTCTCTTTCTATAAGAATTATCACTCTTAATGCCCAAATGACATCGGATATGCTTCGGCATTTTAGCCTCTTTACAGAACTCTTTCACCTTTTGAACTTCATCAGAAATTAAAAGCTCCTCCATTTGGATTTTCTTCTTTTGTTTTTCAAACCGCTCTTTGTACTTCTCATAGTCTAACCCCGAACCAAACTCTACACCCTCTGCAAATTTAAACTTGATCTCCCCTGCTTTATCAATGGTTGCGCTCAACACATGCTCAATAAAAACTTCTTCAGGGAAGTGGTCTTCTCCTTCTAAGTCCATGTATGAAACATCTCTTGCGCTGTTGGTCTTGGAATATACACTATCTCCCGGTTTGATTCGTGGCCTCATATTGTGAAAGGTTTTTAAAGAGACAGGTTTCATCTTTTCGCAGTATTTCAGAAGTTTCTCCAACCGTTCTTTATCCTCCTCTAACTGTTCTAATCGCTCAATGTACTTGTAGTGCTGCTCCCTCAATTGAATGATATCGTCCGTTATCTGGTTGATCAGTTGTGTGTTTTTACCGTTCTTTTGAATCTCTGTATCAACCGCCTTATAAAGCTCTTGATTTAATGCTTCCATTTGCTTTTCAAGGTGCTCTTTATGCTGCAGTTCATTTTCCGTTAAATCCAATTTTCTCAAATGCGCTTTTATCTGATGCCTGAAGCCTTCGCTG
This region includes:
- a CDS encoding S8 family peptidase, producing the protein MESGLSNLYVNKTGESFDYIPANGGGGTENSPPRISRLSHAERLENDLRRAWDLAEESQEDVGVVSVSSRHGVYLEIKGQAGYDLITKSLEHVGQHVRICNIKTEEDSENKKIVSSTVYVPENKRDFFIKKINKYKETENAEKVIGTIESINLAYVDALWMSDKSKMPTTVPQWCEVWLMYETKEDIEEIQAEFFKICEEKSIEYKNQRIIFPERLVLAVKANKQQLSELQWLSSRIAEFRIIVTPAGFFEDLSEWEQRDFVKDLAERLDISARSNTSVCILDTGVNNGHGLLAPLLSDEDMHSVDLDKGVYDRNKHGTMMAGIAAYYTLEDKLESSDPVIINHFLESVKLFDKEDDNEKDLYGYVTENAINLAQIQNPETNRSICMAVTAKSNAIENDGRPSSWSGAIDSVISGANDIGSSDVGRKLMFVSAGNTHMSEIKESGDVLTAVRNHTIEDPGQSWNAITVGAYTEKYQIPEEYSDNYQPVVEPGNFSPFTSSSIMWREKWPIKPDIVLEGGNLVYDEATDFYSDLPDLQLLTTSKDFQTGKSFDVISMTSSATAQAAWIGANIQHQYPELWPETVRALIIHSAEWTDAMKKATFENSVPKRSDYRNLMRICGYGVPNLSKAIWSASNRVNLIIEDEIQPFQKKGSGNPTSKEMHIHKIPWPDDVLLGLEDETVRMRVTLSYFVEPGPGEIGWKDKYRYPSCGLQFDVNNSTEDNENFLKRINKAIRDDEEDRGDVKNDSNRWVIGTSNRNVGSIHSDIWEGTASDLSQSNKIAVYPITGWWKSRTNLKKFNSKIRYSLVVSIEAPEVEIDLYNVIKNKIETEINVENRTTVTTEITY
- a CDS encoding AAA family ATPase yields the protein MATIEQVKALIRAHFDSNDEKFKTVVLQIAAHEAKVGHTASAREIKDIIQNPKYLSKSKVVKLNNRLDILEQRMINVTLSDLIVSSEIEDKIKRVINEYHKKDILRKNGLMNRSKVLLAGDPGTGKTMTASVIANELYLPLYIIQFDRLITKYMGETSAKLRQVFDHIKEIRGVYLFDEFDAIGSDRSLDNDVGEMRRILNSFLQNLEDDESYSIIIAATNNPNILDKALFRRFDDVMEYKNPDAEQITRLFKMKLHGKASNDIFSEDVYKKALGLNHADIVKACEDAVKYSILEDTIITKEILMNFIKDRKNYYKYKEA